One window from the genome of Spirochaetota bacterium encodes:
- the argJ gene encoding bifunctional glutamate N-acetyltransferase/amino-acid acetyltransferase ArgJ, whose amino-acid sequence MNEIKELSGGLENISLFKYAAIECGIRYPNRLDLSLIYSKQPCWAAGAFTTNKLCAAPVILCRERIHNKIHAILINATNANAATGNRGLENAKLLTKELGQLLSIDENSVLMASTGIIGVQLPVEKIKKSLPTLVNNLSIEAGSLLPKAIMTTDTFPKQYAVSFKTSTGSYSMAGIAKGAGMIAPNMATLLCFVLTDFPVEQKLLQKLFYESVNISLNAITIDGDMSTNDTAIILSPAIPSNHSNDDIETFQTALNIMMKKLAYLIVSDAEGATKCVTIKVIHAANDADAKKAAKSIAESLLVKTAMFGNDPNWGRIACAAGYSGAELYEDSLSIYFDDIPLFKNGTPVEYDKELLINILKKREYTITVDLGIGNSQFEYLTSDLSYDYVKINAEYST is encoded by the coding sequence ATGAATGAGATCAAAGAATTATCTGGTGGATTGGAAAATATTTCTTTATTTAAATATGCTGCTATTGAATGCGGAATTCGGTATCCAAATCGTCTTGATCTGTCATTAATATATTCTAAACAACCATGCTGGGCTGCAGGTGCATTCACAACAAATAAATTATGCGCTGCGCCTGTTATACTGTGCAGAGAAAGAATACACAATAAAATACATGCAATACTTATCAATGCCACAAATGCTAATGCTGCAACTGGGAACAGGGGTTTGGAAAATGCAAAATTGCTTACAAAAGAGCTTGGGCAATTACTTTCAATTGATGAAAATTCAGTTTTAATGGCATCAACTGGAATTATTGGGGTACAGTTGCCAGTTGAAAAAATAAAAAAAAGCCTACCAACTCTTGTTAACAATTTAAGTATTGAGGCAGGTTCTCTTTTGCCAAAAGCAATTATGACAACTGACACTTTCCCCAAACAATATGCTGTTTCTTTCAAAACCTCAACAGGATCTTATTCAATGGCAGGTATAGCAAAAGGTGCCGGTATGATAGCTCCTAATATGGCTACCCTTCTATGTTTTGTACTAACTGATTTCCCTGTGGAGCAAAAACTACTACAAAAATTATTTTATGAAAGTGTAAATATTTCTTTAAATGCGATTACAATTGATGGGGATATGTCAACCAATGATACTGCTATTATACTATCACCTGCAATTCCATCAAATCACAGCAATGATGATATTGAAACTTTTCAAACTGCATTGAATATAATGATGAAAAAGTTAGCATATCTGATTGTAAGTGATGCTGAAGGAGCTACTAAATGTGTTACTATTAAAGTAATACATGCGGCAAACGATGCCGACGCAAAAAAAGCTGCAAAGTCTATTGCGGAATCATTGCTGGTCAAAACTGCAATGTTTGGCAATGATCCAAATTGGGGGCGAATTGCATGTGCAGCAGGATATTCCGGTGCAGAATTATATGAAGATTCATTATCAATATATTTTGATGATATCCCTCTTTTTAAAAATGGCACCCCAGTAGAATATGATAAAGAATTACTCATTAATATTTTAAAAAAGCGAGAATATACTATTACGGTAGATTTGGGGATTGGTAATTCTCAATTTGAATATTTAACATCTGATTTAAGCTATGATTATGTAAAAATAAATGCAGAATACTCAACTTGA
- a CDS encoding TIGR00730 family Rossman fold protein, translating into MRPEKAYKNLEFLNSRDARIIRIMCEYIEPEKRFKHYNIKHTVVFFGSARSKPDDPLNGKYYHDANKLAFLLAQYGKQLESEHDGFVICTGGGPGIMEAANKGAKEAGAYSIGLNISLPFEQMPNPYISPELNFEFHYFFMRKLWFLYHAKAIIVFPGGFGTLDELFETLTLVQTNKLQKHDIPILLYDKSFWDKFINFQMLFDYGYIDKNDLDLIHYCNSPEEGFEYLKPRLKQLIERVNHTIENQ; encoded by the coding sequence ATGCGCCCGGAAAAAGCATATAAAAACTTAGAGTTCTTAAATTCAAGAGATGCACGCATTATACGTATAATGTGTGAATATATTGAACCAGAAAAAAGGTTCAAGCATTATAACATCAAACATACAGTAGTTTTTTTTGGTTCTGCCAGGTCAAAGCCAGATGATCCCTTAAATGGAAAATACTATCATGATGCAAACAAATTAGCATTTTTACTTGCACAATATGGAAAACAATTAGAATCAGAGCATGATGGTTTTGTAATCTGCACCGGAGGTGGCCCTGGTATCATGGAGGCTGCTAACAAGGGGGCAAAAGAAGCAGGAGCATATTCAATTGGGTTGAATATTTCGCTTCCATTTGAACAAATGCCAAATCCGTATATCTCACCAGAATTAAATTTTGAATTTCACTATTTCTTTATGCGTAAATTGTGGTTTTTATATCATGCCAAAGCTATTATTGTTTTTCCTGGTGGCTTTGGCACATTGGATGAGCTATTTGAGACTTTAACATTAGTACAAACCAATAAACTTCAAAAGCATGACATACCAATACTTCTGTATGATAAATCTTTTTGGGATAAATTTATCAATTTTCAAATGCTATTTGATTATGGTTATATCGATAAAAATGATCTGGATCTCATACATTATTGTAATTCTCCAGAAGAAGGGTTTGAATATCTCAAACCCAGATTGAAACAACTTATTGAAAGAGTTAACCATACTATCGAAAATCAATGA
- a CDS encoding ATP-binding protein translates to MGNYKEHNVNVKKYIDSYSATSGTVPQVIDRLLTDLKDMNYPKEEIEEIILSMDEALTNAIQETIRKEHNLNIPYDPDMREITVMYIVMPDEFEAVIIDHGKGLDLQESIKKTPDKHSLDYFEQITRYSFDKELGLHVRVNGQQISLKGIGAGLKIMCAFMDSITIDLIDKEKIVSDTVTPVTDGTILTMRRKRRY, encoded by the coding sequence ATGGGTAATTACAAAGAACATAATGTTAATGTAAAAAAATATATCGATAGTTATAGTGCTACCAGTGGGACTGTTCCTCAGGTGATTGACAGGCTTTTAACTGACCTTAAGGATATGAACTACCCAAAAGAAGAAATTGAGGAAATAATACTTTCAATGGATGAAGCCCTTACCAATGCAATTCAGGAAACCATCAGAAAAGAACATAATCTAAATATTCCTTATGATCCTGATATGCGTGAAATAACTGTTATGTATATTGTAATGCCCGATGAGTTTGAAGCTGTTATTATTGATCATGGGAAAGGGCTAGACTTACAAGAATCAATCAAGAAAACCCCTGATAAACATTCTCTTGATTACTTTGAACAAATTACACGATATTCCTTTGACAAAGAATTAGGATTGCATGTAAGAGTGAATGGCCAACAAATATCATTAAAAGGAATAGGTGCAGGCTTAAAAATTATGTGTGCATTCATGGATTCAATTACTATCGACTTGATTGATAAGGAAAAAATTGTTTCAGACACAGTAACCCCAGTAACAGATGGTACTATACTGACAATGCGCAGGAAAAGGAGATATTAA
- the nagZ gene encoding beta-N-acetylhexosaminidase has product MKVIFSVILLILLIIPLYGCTQSKYYSEARQITEDLDTLSLIGQTLIIAMPSTTINDTTISILKQYKPGGVILFGYNLNNGSCAALTRDLQNLALEYIKIPLFISIDQEGGRVKRIQSDVTQFPGNFALGVVNDPSKTYTMAQIIGIQLRLAGINMNFAPVLDVNNNPDNPVINVRSFGCEPALCAELGEAYIKGLQKAQCIAVAKHFPGHGDTHQDSHYTLPIIYKTLPELEKVELLPFARAVDAGVECIMTAHIAFPQLGINTPATMSHYFLNDILRKSMKFEGLIITDDLEMKGITGKQSHGNAAINSFKAGADILLISSYENHVQEIINSLHQAIKKGDITKEQLKAKVTKILELKLRYNIMQINNGIITAKRYEPLPNDIKLLHQADALNVELSRSSIVFHSYNCTIENYIIDNLHTCSKVFSKNINLINIFKKENIICNEPFSNHVKTILLVDSSSYSLEELKRLVASIHNSENNIVLLITGNPYPYLKHFSSYPMLMSFSDTDESLRQLAQCLKGEFSPKLSHPCLTVNRK; this is encoded by the coding sequence ATGAAAGTTATATTTTCAGTTATTTTATTAATTTTATTAATAATTCCATTGTATGGATGTACTCAGTCTAAATATTATTCAGAAGCAAGACAAATTACAGAGGACTTAGATACACTCTCATTGATAGGGCAAACGCTCATTATTGCCATGCCATCTACTACAATCAATGATACAACCATATCTATTTTAAAACAATATAAGCCAGGTGGAGTAATATTATTTGGTTATAATTTGAACAATGGTTCCTGTGCAGCTCTTACACGCGATCTTCAGAACCTAGCTCTAGAATATATTAAAATCCCTTTATTTATATCTATTGATCAGGAAGGGGGTAGAGTTAAAAGAATTCAAAGCGATGTGACCCAATTTCCCGGTAATTTTGCTTTAGGGGTAGTTAATGACCCTTCAAAAACATATACCATGGCACAAATAATAGGTATTCAATTACGATTGGCTGGCATAAATATGAATTTTGCTCCTGTTTTGGATGTAAATAACAATCCAGATAATCCTGTAATAAATGTAAGATCTTTTGGATGTGAGCCAGCTCTATGTGCTGAATTGGGCGAAGCATATATCAAAGGTTTGCAAAAAGCACAATGCATTGCTGTTGCCAAACATTTTCCCGGTCATGGCGATACCCATCAGGATTCACACTATACATTGCCAATTATATATAAGACATTGCCTGAGCTAGAAAAAGTTGAACTGCTTCCTTTTGCAAGAGCTGTAGACGCAGGGGTTGAATGTATTATGACAGCACATATTGCTTTTCCTCAATTAGGAATAAATACCCCTGCAACAATGTCACACTATTTTTTAAATGATATACTGCGGAAATCAATGAAATTTGAAGGGTTAATAATTACAGATGATCTTGAAATGAAAGGAATCACCGGTAAACAATCACATGGTAATGCAGCTATAAATAGTTTTAAGGCTGGTGCAGATATTTTGCTCATCAGCTCGTATGAAAATCATGTTCAAGAGATTATAAACTCTTTACATCAGGCAATCAAAAAGGGCGATATCACTAAAGAACAATTAAAAGCCAAAGTAACAAAGATTCTTGAACTTAAACTGCGATATAACATAATGCAAATTAACAATGGAATAATAACAGCAAAACGTTATGAACCTCTTCCCAACGATATTAAACTATTGCACCAAGCAGATGCTCTTAACGTTGAGCTATCGCGAAGCTCAATTGTATTTCATTCTTATAATTGTACTATTGAGAATTACATCATTGATAATTTACATACATGTTCAAAAGTATTTTCAAAAAACATCAATCTTATAAATATTTTCAAAAAAGAAAATATTATTTGTAATGAGCCCTTCAGTAACCATGTTAAAACAATTTTATTAGTCGATAGCTCATCATATTCATTGGAAGAGCTTAAAAGGTTAGTAGCATCAATACACAATTCTGAAAATAATATTGTATTACTCATCACTGGCAATCCATATCCATACCTTAAACATTTTTCTAGCTACCCGATGCTCATGTCTTTTTCAGATACTGATGAATCACTACGACAACTTGCCCAATGTTTGAAAGGTGAATTTTCACCAAAACTATCGCATCCATGTTTAACTGTTAATAGAAAATGA
- the hemW gene encoding radical SAM family heme chaperone HemW, with protein sequence MNLGIYIHIPFCHKEKCDYCDFYSIPVQTDNTHWSKLIDNYIKSLCSEIAYYSTEFSDYIVDTIYIGGGTPSLLNSHHYSILLNTIKNYYAIAPEIEITIECNPDNYSIHYITELKEIGINRFVLGVQTLDKKAHNYIGRKPQLVDAESIKEFCTIPDIISCIDILVGIPEQTVSSFISSLNTLIQYKPKHISAYILTFEKNTPLSIRVPYSNKFSNFQRKIFEKTIKTLTDSGYLHYEISNFALPHFESRHNCKYWNFDEYIGLGSGAHSFYKNKRYYNSTLFEYLQNPITSRFEDVRQPKDVAIEFLMNKLRLTDGFIINELYLKTSYIPSDNFKKALEQLISKKLLEIFMMDGHQRLRCTHEGMFMLDSILFELMSKL encoded by the coding sequence ATGAATTTAGGAATATATATACACATCCCGTTTTGTCACAAAGAAAAATGTGATTATTGTGATTTCTATTCAATCCCGGTACAAACAGATAATACTCATTGGAGTAAGTTGATTGATAATTATATCAAATCGCTTTGCTCTGAAATTGCATATTATTCAACAGAATTTTCCGATTATATCGTTGATACAATATATATTGGAGGTGGAACGCCATCATTACTTAATAGCCATCATTATAGTATACTTTTAAATACAATAAAAAATTATTATGCGATAGCTCCTGAAATTGAAATTACTATTGAGTGTAACCCTGATAACTACTCAATTCATTATATTACGGAATTGAAGGAAATTGGAATAAACAGATTTGTATTGGGAGTTCAAACCCTTGATAAAAAAGCACACAACTATATTGGAAGGAAACCACAGCTTGTAGATGCTGAAAGCATTAAGGAATTTTGTACTATCCCTGATATTATTTCATGTATAGATATTTTGGTTGGAATACCCGAACAAACCGTAAGTAGCTTTATTTCGTCACTGAATACCTTAATTCAATATAAGCCCAAACATATTTCAGCATACATTCTAACCTTTGAAAAAAATACCCCGTTAAGCATTCGAGTTCCATATTCAAACAAATTTTCAAACTTTCAGCGTAAAATTTTTGAGAAAACTATTAAAACACTGACTGATTCAGGTTATTTACATTATGAAATTTCAAATTTTGCATTACCACACTTTGAATCACGGCATAATTGCAAATACTGGAATTTTGATGAATACATAGGGTTAGGTTCGGGAGCACATTCATTTTATAAAAATAAAAGGTATTATAACAGCACCCTTTTTGAATATTTACAAAACCCAATTACAAGCCGCTTTGAAGATGTGCGACAACCCAAGGATGTGGCCATTGAATTCTTAATGAATAAATTACGTTTAACTGATGGTTTTATTATTAATGAGCTTTACTTAAAAACTAGCTATATACCTTCAGATAATTTTAAAAAAGCTTTGGAACAATTAATATCAAAAAAATTACTGGAAATTTTTATGATGGATGGTCATCAAAGATTGCGATGTACCCATGAAGGGATGTTTATGTTAGATTCAATTCTTTTTGAACTAATGAGTAAATTGTAA
- a CDS encoding 1-acyl-sn-glycerol-3-phosphate acyltransferase translates to MKGKIITALFFTFVAVTSIILFIFAVLIRIFTYPFDKRLRLLHQLTCFWGSLYTYIMPPWKITVEGRNKIRKNVPYVFVSNHQSQLDILVAFRLYTHYKWVSKAEIFKVPVIGWNMFLNRYVRLFRGIKESSMQMMQDCEMHLKEGSPVFIFPEGTRSPDGHLKEFKLGAFILAKKMNVPIMPIIIEGTRFALPKYSIDYHGKHPITLRVLDEITTETFKNMTVEELAKYTWNYMNNELSKLRIQMYGYDNVKNNNGKRS, encoded by the coding sequence ATGAAGGGAAAAATAATCACAGCACTGTTTTTCACATTTGTTGCCGTTACTTCAATAATTTTATTTATTTTTGCAGTGTTAATAAGAATTTTCACCTACCCATTTGACAAGAGATTACGTTTGCTTCATCAATTGACATGCTTCTGGGGTTCACTATACACCTATATAATGCCACCATGGAAGATAACAGTAGAAGGAAGAAATAAAATACGAAAAAATGTCCCATATGTATTTGTTTCAAATCATCAATCCCAACTGGATATACTTGTAGCATTCAGACTGTACACTCATTATAAGTGGGTATCAAAGGCTGAAATTTTTAAGGTGCCTGTAATTGGATGGAATATGTTTTTAAATAGATATGTAAGATTGTTCCGGGGCATTAAAGAAAGCAGCATGCAGATGATGCAGGATTGTGAAATGCATTTGAAGGAAGGAAGCCCGGTTTTTATCTTCCCAGAAGGTACTAGATCACCTGATGGACATCTCAAGGAATTTAAACTGGGAGCATTTATTTTAGCCAAAAAAATGAATGTCCCTATTATGCCAATTATCATTGAAGGCACACGATTTGCTTTACCTAAGTACAGTATTGATTATCATGGTAAGCACCCAATCACTTTACGGGTATTGGATGAAATAACAACCGAAACCTTTAAAAATATGACTGTTGAAGAATTGGCCAAATATACATGGAACTATATGAATAATGAATTGAGCAAATTGAGAATACAAATGTACGGTTATGATAATGTAAAAAATAATAATGGTAAAAGATCTTGA
- a CDS encoding electron transfer flavoprotein subunit alpha/FixB family protein: MSVVVIADIKNKKINPATAEIISAAKSIAATSNIPVYIIVPFGNVWGDSYCASEFETYIIDMDIEEYSAHTLVKYIATVIKKLNGQFIIGLHTPFTIDFLPALSFKLNAQCYTQIHSISVDNNILLTRGNYSGKLNQNIIVNSTPVVFSVLPGSFEPYINSETPKKDFISIHISDKDKLHKCDFITQDSKDTSMDDAEVIIGAGKGVGSKENLSLLYEFAKIFPHSAVGGSRIVCDLGWLPYSKQIGITGKSITPKVYIACAISGSSQHTAGIKGAKTVIAINKDPYAPIFNVSHYGIVADIFEFIPKFIDYVKNNT, from the coding sequence ATGAGCGTTGTAGTCATTGCAGATATTAAAAACAAAAAAATCAACCCGGCTACAGCAGAAATTATTTCCGCAGCAAAAAGTATTGCTGCAACAAGCAATATACCTGTATATATAATTGTTCCATTTGGTAATGTATGGGGAGATAGTTACTGTGCAAGTGAGTTTGAAACATATATAATAGATATGGATATTGAAGAATACAGTGCTCATACACTGGTTAAATACATTGCAACAGTAATTAAAAAATTGAATGGACAATTTATCATTGGTCTTCATACACCTTTTACGATCGATTTTTTACCGGCACTTTCATTTAAATTGAATGCACAGTGTTATACGCAAATCCATTCTATAAGTGTTGATAACAATATTTTGCTAACAAGAGGTAACTATTCTGGTAAATTGAATCAAAATATTATAGTAAATTCAACTCCAGTTGTATTTAGTGTTCTGCCTGGCAGTTTTGAACCATATATTAATTCAGAAACACCAAAAAAAGACTTTATTTCTATACACATTTCTGACAAAGACAAACTTCATAAATGCGATTTCATTACACAGGATAGCAAAGATACATCAATGGATGATGCAGAGGTAATCATAGGTGCAGGAAAAGGTGTGGGCTCAAAGGAAAATTTAAGTTTACTCTATGAGTTTGCAAAAATTTTTCCACACAGCGCAGTTGGTGGCTCACGTATAGTATGTGATTTAGGTTGGCTACCTTATAGCAAACAGATAGGTATAACAGGAAAAAGTATTACGCCAAAGGTATATATTGCATGTGCAATTTCAGGATCTTCACAACATACAGCTGGTATCAAAGGGGCCAAGACGGTCATAGCTATAAATAAAGATCCATATGCACCAATTTTTAATGTTTCCCATTATGGAATTGTAGCCGATATATTTGAATTTATTCCAAAATTTATTGATTATGTAAAAAATAATACATAA
- a CDS encoding electron transfer flavoprotein subunit beta/FixA family protein, which translates to MGNKYKILVCIKQVPDTNAILRLENGIPVYDEKTVYVINRYDEYALEEALQLKDHGLALCIHTISIGPQRIQKALRRSLEMGADEAFHIIVPEDITHTPAIVSQAIVQFAQQNYDIIFTGVMSEDAMNQQTGQLIAALLHYNYATGVTELSPHNNVIKITRELNTMESMRYELQLPCVIAVQSSLHKPRYPSLSNVLRARKQEINIITLDQITPNVTLNCYFSMPHKITQCHFIEGNTTKKVTELYTILHKNAVL; encoded by the coding sequence ATGGGAAATAAATATAAAATACTTGTATGCATAAAGCAGGTACCTGATACCAATGCAATTTTACGGTTAGAAAATGGCATACCTGTTTATGATGAAAAAACTGTATATGTAATAAATCGTTATGATGAATATGCACTTGAAGAGGCGCTACAATTAAAAGATCATGGTTTAGCTTTGTGTATTCATACAATTTCTATTGGTCCCCAACGAATTCAAAAAGCATTACGTCGCTCTTTGGAAATGGGAGCTGATGAAGCTTTTCATATTATTGTCCCAGAGGATATTACACATACTCCTGCAATTGTTTCACAGGCAATAGTACAATTTGCACAACAAAACTATGACATAATATTTACAGGAGTAATGTCAGAAGATGCAATGAATCAGCAGACCGGGCAGCTAATTGCAGCACTGTTACACTACAATTACGCAACTGGGGTAACTGAGCTATCGCCTCATAATAATGTGATAAAAATAACCCGTGAATTGAATACTATGGAATCAATGCGCTACGAATTGCAGCTCCCCTGTGTTATTGCAGTACAATCCAGTCTTCATAAACCACGATATCCCTCATTATCTAACGTTTTACGTGCCCGAAAACAGGAAATTAATATTATCACACTTGATCAAATCACACCAAACGTTACACTAAACTGTTATTTTAGTATGCCACATAAAATAACACAGTGCCATTTCATAGAAGGCAATACCACAAAGAAGGTGACTGAATTATATACTATCTTACATAAAAATGCTGTATTGTGA
- a CDS encoding histidine phosphatase family protein produces MSEILVIRHGQGSFGQGDYDNLSQKGYYQSQLLAEYLYNYRYKNKHIDAIYCGTLKRQQQTVETIIKYFNQNNVQLPNPKCDMRLNEYDSIHIIKTIFPVLLNDEPSLEEEIKQIYTDKKAFQRVFERVMRFWVQSKENYEGIETFADVKQRVKSIINEIIQENGRGKNIIIVSSGGIIGAIVQMVLGFDDETTMRLTWQIVNTSMTHLRYNEKELILASFNYFPHIEIANDPSLKTYR; encoded by the coding sequence ATGAGTGAGATACTGGTTATTCGCCATGGTCAAGGTTCTTTTGGGCAGGGTGACTATGACAATCTGTCCCAAAAAGGATATTATCAATCACAGCTTTTGGCTGAATATCTTTATAACTATCGCTATAAAAATAAACATATAGATGCAATATATTGCGGAACATTAAAACGACAGCAACAGACCGTAGAAACTATCATCAAATATTTTAACCAAAACAATGTACAGCTGCCCAATCCAAAATGTGATATGCGGTTAAATGAGTATGACTCTATACATATTATAAAAACAATATTTCCTGTTTTATTAAATGATGAGCCCTCATTAGAAGAAGAAATAAAACAAATTTATACTGATAAAAAGGCATTCCAGAGGGTATTTGAAAGAGTCATGCGGTTTTGGGTACAATCTAAAGAAAATTATGAAGGTATAGAGACTTTTGCAGATGTAAAACAAAGAGTTAAATCCATTATAAATGAAATAATCCAGGAAAACGGTAGAGGCAAAAATATTATTATTGTTTCATCAGGGGGTATTATTGGCGCTATTGTTCAGATGGTGTTGGGCTTTGACGATGAAACAACAATGCGCTTAACATGGCAGATTGTTAACACTTCAATGACTCATTTGCGATATAATGAAAAGGAGTTAATTCTTGCATCATTCAATTATTTTCCACATATAGAAATAGCTAATGATCCATCGCTGAAGACATACAGGTAA
- a CDS encoding acyl-CoA dehydrogenase family protein — protein MDFEISDKMKAILELVDEFVEKELIPLEPEFARNDIKTMLPVLEEKRKMVKKMELWAPQVPKEYGGMGLNLVEHGLVSESLGRTPLGHYVFGCQAPDAGNIEILIKYANDEQREKYLFPLIRGEIRSCFSMTEVDLPGSNPVLLDTTAVKDGDYYVINGHKWYSTAADGSKFSIVMAVTNPDAPTYLRASMIIVPTDTPGFNLVRNIPVMGHEGSDYFSHGEILLQNCRVPIKNLLGPEGQGFVIAQERLGPGRIHHCMRWLGICKRAFDLMCARANKRIISPDGKTLATRQIIQEWVAECAAEIQAARLMTLHAAWKIEHLGQKEARIDVSLIKFYVANVMQKVIDRALQVHGGLGMTDDTILAFFYRHERAARIYDGADEVHKTVVAKRILSGYEGREVR, from the coding sequence ATGGATTTTGAAATATCTGATAAAATGAAAGCCATTTTAGAACTTGTCGATGAATTTGTAGAGAAAGAGCTTATACCTCTTGAACCTGAATTTGCGCGTAATGATATCAAAACAATGCTTCCTGTTCTTGAAGAAAAAAGGAAAATGGTAAAAAAGATGGAGTTATGGGCTCCTCAGGTTCCAAAGGAATATGGAGGAATGGGTCTTAATCTAGTTGAGCATGGACTAGTTTCTGAATCATTAGGAAGAACACCGCTGGGTCACTATGTATTTGGGTGCCAAGCACCAGATGCCGGCAACATAGAAATTTTAATAAAATATGCAAACGACGAGCAGCGTGAAAAGTATCTCTTTCCACTCATTAGGGGCGAAATACGAAGTTGTTTTTCAATGACTGAAGTTGATCTTCCTGGATCTAATCCAGTATTGTTAGATACTACTGCAGTAAAGGATGGTGATTATTATGTTATAAATGGCCACAAGTGGTATTCAACTGCAGCGGATGGTTCAAAATTTTCAATTGTTATGGCTGTTACAAATCCTGATGCACCTACATACCTTAGGGCAAGTATGATTATAGTTCCTACTGATACGCCTGGTTTTAATCTTGTCCGCAATATACCTGTAATGGGTCATGAAGGAAGTGACTACTTCAGTCATGGCGAAATACTGTTACAAAATTGTAGAGTGCCTATTAAGAATTTACTTGGCCCAGAAGGGCAGGGGTTTGTAATAGCTCAGGAACGTTTGGGACCTGGAAGAATCCATCACTGTATGCGATGGCTTGGTATTTGTAAACGAGCTTTTGATTTGATGTGTGCCCGCGCCAACAAGCGCATCATTTCTCCTGATGGGAAAACACTAGCAACCAGGCAGATCATTCAGGAATGGGTAGCTGAATGTGCTGCTGAAATACAAGCTGCTCGCCTGATGACATTACATGCTGCATGGAAGATTGAACATTTAGGACAGAAAGAAGCTCGAATAGATGTTTCACTGATAAAATTCTATGTAGCAAATGTTATGCAAAAAGTAATAGATAGAGCATTGCAAGTACATGGTGGACTTGGAATGACCGATGACACTATTTTAGCATTCTTTTACCGTCATGAACGAGCTGCACGGATCTATGACGGTGCCGATGAGGTTCATAAGACAGTTGTTGCAAAAAGGATTTTATCAGGTTATGAAGGCAGAGAAGTTAGATAA
- a CDS encoding TetR/AcrR family transcriptional regulator, with the protein MKAEKLDKNHTVELENYNNFKKSIRFILDDIASKLYDDNRQLIRVKKTPQSVDNLKRIIHTAIAISNKKGYAAMSMRELSAASSLSIGALYAYFPSKDELLHIIQQYGRSSVEKVLSESLLNSVTAKEKLQNFIRAHIFISEVLKDWFYFSYMETRYFTGTEYNKTIEAELITESIVKDIIESGMEHNEFSQEINTSLIASISKAMLQDWYLKRWKYRKRDVTPDEYAQECFSIIYNYIKN; encoded by the coding sequence ATGAAGGCAGAGAAGTTAGATAAAAATCATACAGTTGAACTTGAAAACTATAACAATTTTAAAAAAAGCATCCGGTTTATTCTTGATGATATTGCAAGTAAACTGTATGATGACAACAGACAGCTTATAAGAGTAAAAAAAACACCACAATCAGTTGATAATTTAAAAAGAATTATTCACACCGCAATTGCTATAAGCAATAAAAAAGGATATGCTGCCATGAGCATGCGCGAATTATCAGCAGCATCATCCTTAAGTATTGGTGCATTATATGCATATTTTCCATCAAAAGATGAATTGTTGCATATCATTCAGCAGTATGGTCGCTCATCAGTTGAAAAGGTATTATCTGAATCATTACTTAATTCAGTAACTGCAAAAGAAAAATTGCAAAATTTCATACGAGCACACATTTTTATAAGCGAGGTATTGAAAGACTGGTTTTATTTTTCATATATGGAAACGCGTTACTTCACAGGAACTGAATATAACAAAACAATTGAAGCAGAATTAATAACAGAATCTATTGTTAAAGATATTATTGAATCAGGTATGGAACATAATGAGTTCAGCCAAGAAATTAACACATCTCTGATAGCTTCCATAAGCAAAGCTATGTTGCAGGACTGGTATCTCAAACGATGGAAATATCGTAAAAGGGATGTAACTCCTGATGAATATGCTCAGGAGTGTTTTTCGATTATATATAATTATATAAAAAATTAA